In a single window of the Streptacidiphilus sp. P02-A3a genome:
- a CDS encoding CopG family transcriptional regulator, translating to MASKKVTVTIPEDLLEEIRTEADERGISAYVTEALRAKRDRDRLLDLVEWLEEEHGPVTDAERSASYEALDELDAEHQRRQAREAKHTDEAA from the coding sequence ATGGCATCCAAGAAGGTGACGGTGACCATCCCCGAGGACCTCCTCGAAGAGATCCGGACCGAGGCGGATGAGCGGGGCATCTCGGCATACGTCACCGAAGCACTGCGGGCGAAGCGCGACCGGGACCGGCTCCTGGATCTGGTGGAGTGGCTTGAGGAGGAGCACGGGCCGGTCACCGATGCTGAGCGCTCGGCCTCCTACGAAGCACTGGACGAACTGGACGCCGAGCACCAGCGCCGTCAGGCCAGAGAGGCCAAGCACACCGACGAGGCCGCATGA